A single genomic interval of Aphidius gifuensis isolate YNYX2018 linkage group LG6, ASM1490517v1, whole genome shotgun sequence harbors:
- the LOC122859255 gene encoding lysophospholipid acyltransferase 2 isoform X2 produces MALLLVSSWVTFALAVHLAGLPAICYIAIRTQNPHIVQRVVLVLALGYLSCVHIYRQLYDYTSYTLDITAPLMVITQKVISLAYSIHDGSSRDELELTPLQRHQAVKKIPTVLEFFGFIFHFQALLVGPVIFYRDYIEFIYETGFKDGEKFSNFYHDSLNNTDQMILEPSPIPVVVKKIISSIICAILFISLLPVFPIQKVKDDDFLQSSTLYKIMYLIISTTIVRFKYYYAWLFADAVCNNSGLGFNGIDADGKPHWDKFSNIDIFKFELSTNLRESIEAWNKGTNRWLRMVVYERTSKYQTIMTFFLSALWHGFYPGYYLTFAGGALFTFSGRAIRQTLRPYFLGSKILKIIYKVLTFITTRIVMAYLTFSFVLLEFTPSIRVYLSMYLIPHLLGLTAIFLLPLLPIGKLKNTQYQLRNLSNDIKNEQNINNELKINNNGFTKEAK; encoded by the exons ATGGCCTTGTTGTTGGTCTCTTCATGGGTTACTTTTGCTTTG GCTGTTCATCTAGCTGGACTTCCAGCAATATGTTATATTGCAATACGTACACAAAATCCACATATTGTACAgag GGTTGTCTTGGTGTTAGCTCTTGGATATCTATCCTGTGTTCATATCTATCGACAACTGTATGATTACACATCTTACACACTAGATATTacag cACCATTGATGGTAATTACTCAAAAAGTAATAAGTCTTGCATACAGTATTCATGATGGATCATCACGTGATGAATTAGAACTAACACCTCTTCAACGTCATCAggctgttaaaaaaataccaacagtacttgaattttttggttttatttttcattttcaagcaCTCTTGGTAGGAcctgttattttttatcgtgattatattgaatttatttatgaaacaGGATTTAAAGAtggtgaaaaattttca aatttttatcaTGACTCGTTGAATAATACTGATCAAATGATTTTGGAGCCTTCACCAATACcagttgttgttaaaaaaattatttctagcATAATCTgtgcaatattatttatctcatTACTTCCTGTATTTCCAATTCAAAAAGTCAaag atgatgattttttacaaTCATCTACTCTGTACAAAATTATGTACCTGATTATTTCAACGACAATTGTgcgttttaaatattattacgcGTGGTTGTTTGCTGATGCGGTATGTAATAATTCTGGACTTGGTTTCAATGGTATTGATGCTGATGGTAAACCACACTGggataaattttctaatattgatatttttaaatttgag ttatcaacaaatttacgAGAATCTATAGAAGCTTGGAATAAAGGAACAAATCGTTGGTTAAGAATGGTAGTGTATGAAAGAACAAGTAAATATCAAACTATCAtgactttttttctttctgcaCTTTGGCATGGTTTTTATCCTGgctattatttaacatttgcTGGTGGTGCCTTGTTTACATTTTCTGGACGAGCT aTTCGACAAACACTAAGACCATATTTTTTAggatcaaaaattttaaaaattatttataaagtacTTACATTTATAACTACACGTATTGTTATGGCTTATCTTACATTTAGCTTTGTTTTGCTTGAATTTACACCAAGTATTCGAGTTTACTT atCAATGTACCTGATACCACATCTTTTGGGTTTGactgcaatttttttactaccaTTACTTCcaattggaaaattaaaaaatacacaatatcAGTtaagaaatttatcaaatgatattaaaaatgaacaaaatattaataacgaattgaaaattaataacaatggtTTTACCAAagaagcaaaataa
- the LOC122859254 gene encoding protein phtf isoform X2, giving the protein MGLDKLVYWYQKKIGTYDKQQWERTVEQRIFGGLTNVPMRTAKLKTEFIDVDLVRGSSFPKAKAKHGLVTVTWLAVKQLVFLPFYKNWWIQQTSFKIFLLFFFLYCLQIFNIYIYLGGAKDTNDTNMVTMTEVLMPVVMMFILCTVHSQIVSTNSDPITVNGHKRSRMRRSRNERNRSGKLRTRRNPRYTDQEISTQDISILNESSGKIYPTNVTASVKFSKKVCINMKVLTATGTSEKLQVERIVANSRLPNNETIVKTTVDIDVPSCSKITEEKEIIEKINNDKIQSSIDTTIIKEENTDIVQQDDDGFESLNGNLSSDNDPLILSTQTSLENDDLLVNKELLINKETRNSSTDNSNNCLDVNIGISNCLGKTSTPEKKQCESEEEGECEDGGTNQLTEATTSATEWLGVTTNSDDCSYSSDINESEGHSETNNFGYVSCTIWTRGDIKKAELSVLDISSSIIAKAESMPESMDYFYGGLVLSIILAVIPSIRRLSDYFSSDITNNLVNDNFGIFEFAGINLQMYTNFICKIIDVAFGSTLWERTVLVILSFERFILSCLLFFLLGVAERTFKQRLLYAKLFSHLTSSRRARKSELPHFRLNKVRNIKTWLSVRSYLKRRGPQRSVDVIVSAVFIVTLLLLSFVSLELIKDLESLQSRYNIEALFWSFTLGIYILRFMTLGTKINKKYRNLSVLITEQINLYLQIEQKPHKKDELTVANSVLKLAADLIKELESPFKISGLSANPYLYTITKVVLLSALSGVLSELLGFKLKLHKISIK; this is encoded by the exons ATGGGACTTGATAAATTAGTCTATTG gtatcaaaaaaaaattggaacaTATGACAAGCAACAGTGGGAAAGAACTGTAGAGCAGAGAATTTTTGGTGGTTTAACAAATGTTCCAATGAGAACAGCTAAATTAAAGActgaatttattgatgttgatcTTGTTAGgg gtTCCTCGTTTCCCAAGGCCAAAGCTAAACATGGTCTTGTCACGGTTACATGGTTGGCTGTTAAACAACTTGTATTTCTTCCATTTTACAAAAACTGGTGGATTCAACaaacaagttttaaaatatttttattatttttttttttatattgtttacaaatttttaatatttatatttatcttggAGGTGCAAAAGACACAAATGATACAAAT atggTAACAATGACAGAAGTTTTAATGCCAGTTGTTATGATGTTTATATTGTGCACTGTTCATTCACAAATAGTGTCAACAAATTCAGATCCAATAACGGTAAATGGACATAAAAGATCACGTATGAGAAGATCAAGAAATGAAAGAAATCGTTCTGGTAAATTAAGAACAAGAAGAAATCCACGTTATACTGATCAAGAAATATCAACACAagatatatcaattttaaatgaatcatCTGGTAAAATATATCCAACAAATGTTACAGCATctgttaaattttctaaaaaagtttGTATCAATATGAAAGTGTTGACAGCAACTGGTACATCAGAAAAATTAcag gTAGAAAGAATTGTTGCTAATTCAAGATTACCAAATAACGAGACAATTGTTAAAACAACTGTTGATATTGATGTTCCTTCATGTTCAAAAATaactgaagaaaaagaaattattgaaaaaataaataatgacaaaatacaatcaa gtattgatacaacaataattaaagaagaaaatacAGATATAGTTCAACAAGATGATGATGGTTTTGAAAGTTTAAATGGAAATTTATCAAGTGACAATGAtccattaattttatcaactcaAACATCATTagaaaatgatgatttattagtcaacaaagaattattaataaataaagaaacaaGAAATTCATCAAcagataattcaaataattgtttagATGTTAATATTGGAATTAGTAATTGTCTAGGTAAAACAAGTAcaccagaaaaaaaacaatgtgaaAGTGAAGAAGAGGGTGAATGTGAAGATGGTGGTACAAATCAATTAACTGAAGCAACAACATCAGCAACTGAATGGCTTGGTGTTACAACAAATAGTGATGATTGTAGTTACag ttctgATATTAATGAATCTGAGGGACATAgtgaaacaaataattttggaTATG ttTCATGCACAATTTGGACAAGAGGAGATATTAAAAAAGCTGAATTATCTGTTCTTGATATTAGTTCATCAATAATTGCTAAAGCTGAATCAATGCCTGAAAGTATGGATTATTTTTATGGTGGActtgttttatcaataatacttGCAGTTATACCATCAATAAGAAGATTAAGTGATTATTTTAGTTCtgatattacaaataatttggttaatgataattttggtatttttgaatttgctggtattaatttacaaatgtatactaattttatttgtaaaattattgatgttgCATTTGGTAGTACTCTTTG gGAAAGAACGGTATTGGTTATTCTTTCATTTGAAAGATTTATACTTtcttgtttattgttttttctacTTGGAGTTGCTGAACGTACATTTAAACAAAGATTGTTATAtgctaaattattttcacatttaaCATCATCAAGACGTGCAAGAAAATCTGAATTACCACATTTTCGTCTTAATAAagttagaaatattaaaacatggcTCAGTGTCAGATCATATTTGaag agAAGAGGACCTCAACGTTCAGTTGATGTTATTGTTTCAGCTGTATTTATTGTAACTTTATTGTTACTTTCATTTGTAAgtcttgaattaataaaagatttaGAAAGCTTACAATcacgatataatattgaagCACTATTTTGGAGTTTTACACTTGGTATTTATATACTGAGGTTCATGACACTtggaacaaaaattaataaaaaatatagaaatttatCTGTTTTAATAACAGAACag ataaatctttatttacaaattgaacaaaaaccacataaaaaagatgaactAACAGTTGCAAATAGTGTTCTAAAATTAGCTGCTGATTTAATTAAG gaACTTGAAAGCCCATTTAAAATATCTGGACTATCTGCAAATCCATATTTGTATACAATAACTAAAGTTGTTTTACTTTCTGCATTGTCTGGTGTTCTATCCGAATTACTTGGTTTCAAATTGAAACTTCACAAAATTAGCATTAAGTAG
- the LOC122859257 gene encoding uncharacterized protein LOC122859257 produces the protein MIFINVRLLLFIVTSSKLISCTELDSKNLKYKLASKFGLNDVSTKSEVIKNKDLLQACLDDFVTSHLKKQPKIITVILNKHVKMSNIYLEEIQKSYPTFVFTEDYNGQNNMKKTRMNIFILLRNHNDLDDFQIKIHQISSRGSTYTVFLVDHFKNKKLFIEESNILTKLLWIKKIANIVIIGFVENYYLAMNSNEFKPNILREPMDPVIVGQCQNGKWIINITLFEPMKMNNCSVNVGYLNNEPYMYAVKQKNNNKLEYKGIDLSILRVVANHLNFTINLSEIPGTENDTKTQRIANSFDSNRSYDIVIGGITWQPTFDIDYTIPHDVVQFVWLVPVQSEKLRIITFPFGKEQWISITAVILFPIIVKFILFHEISLFEIFAVLLGIPYNRRPLRFSFIIFLMFWFIFAFMIAQISLISLREMVNIKSNNKIRTIKGLNKSGITLGGLKDTKSLFIGNKTFEHYKELERIKYEKQLQDLINGKNKKMALLMVMDPSTVNTKFNPSHVYVLPETSIQLQLSFAVLDPTHLSSSDLIILIVFYYLVLVLQLV, from the coding sequence ATGATTTTCATCAACGTGCGATTGTTACTTTTCATAGTGacatcaagtaaattaatatcttGTACAGAATtagattcaaaaaatttaaaatataaactagCAAGTAAATTTGGACTCAATGATGTTTCAACAAAAAGTGAAGTAATCAAGAATAAAGATTTATTACAAGCTTGTCTTGATGATTTTGTGACCTCTCACTTGAAGAAACAGCCAAAAATCATTACAGTTATTCTGAATAAACACGttaaaatgtcaaatatttacttggaagaaatacaaaaaagttACCCAACATTTGTATTTACTGAAGACTACAACGgtcaaaataatatgaaaaaaacaagaatgaatatttttattttattgagaaaCCATAATGATCTTGatgattttcaaataaaaattcatcaaattagTAGTCGTGGATCGACATATACAGTATTCTTAgttgatcattttaaaaataaaaaattattcatcgaAGAATCAAATATACTGACTAAATTAttatggattaaaaaaatagcaaatattgttataattggttttgttgaaaattattatctagcAATGAATAGTAATGAATTTAAACCAAATATACTCAGAGAACCAATGGACCCAGTGATTGTTGGCCAATGTCAAAATGGAAaatggataataaatattacgttATTTGAAccaatgaaaatgaataattgttcTGTAAATGTTGGCTATTTGAATAATGAACCGTACATGTATGctgttaaacaaaaaaataataataagcttGAATATAAAGGTATTGATTTATCGATATTACGAGTTGTCGCAAATCAtctaaattttacaattaatttatcggAAATCCCAGGAACTGAAAATGATACAAAAACACAAAGAATTGCTAATTCATTTGACAGCAACAGGTCCTATGATATTGTCATTGGTGGTATCACATGGCAACCAACATTTGATATTGATTACACAATTCCTCATGATGTTGTACAATTTGTTTGGCTTGTACCAGTCCAATCTGAAAAACTGAGAATTATAACATTTCCTTTCGGAAAAGAACAATGGATTTCAATAACTGCTGTTATATTATTTCCAATAATTGTCAAGTTTATATTATTCCatgaaatttcattatttgaaatattcgCTGTTCTTCTTGGCATACCATACAATAGAAGACCACTCAGATTTTCATTCATAATATTTCTCATGTTTTGGTTTATATTCGCTTTTATGATAGCACAAATATCTTTAATATCTCTACGTGAAATGGTAAATATCaaatctaataataaaattcgcACAATAAAAGGATTAAATAAATCAGGAATAACACTTGGTGGTTTAAAAGATACAAAAAGTTTATTCATTGGAAATAAAACATTTGAACATTATAAAGAACTTGAACGTATTAAGTATGAAAAACAACTCCAAGATTTAATAAacggtaaaaataaaaaaatggcatTATTGATGGTAATGGATCCTTCAACAGTAAATACGAAATTTAATCCTTCTCATGTATATGTACTACCAGAGACTTCAATTCAGCTTCAACTTAGTTTTGCAGTATTGGATCCAACTCATTTGTCTTCGAGCGACTTAAttattctaattgttttttattacttggTATTGGTCTTGCAATTAGTTTAA
- the LOC122859255 gene encoding lysophospholipid acyltransferase 2 isoform X1, producing MPLPEDCLYDGARMFEGISDYFGLQVDQVNFVVSQFTGLFLASYFRTSLKLENVTPIVRHTYGLVVGLFMGYFCFGKQAVHLAGLPAICYIAIRTQNPHIVQRVVLVLALGYLSCVHIYRQLYDYTSYTLDITAPLMVITQKVISLAYSIHDGSSRDELELTPLQRHQAVKKIPTVLEFFGFIFHFQALLVGPVIFYRDYIEFIYETGFKDGEKFSNFYHDSLNNTDQMILEPSPIPVVVKKIISSIICAILFISLLPVFPIQKVKDDDFLQSSTLYKIMYLIISTTIVRFKYYYAWLFADAVCNNSGLGFNGIDADGKPHWDKFSNIDIFKFELSTNLRESIEAWNKGTNRWLRMVVYERTSKYQTIMTFFLSALWHGFYPGYYLTFAGGALFTFSGRAIRQTLRPYFLGSKILKIIYKVLTFITTRIVMAYLTFSFVLLEFTPSIRVYLSMYLIPHLLGLTAIFLLPLLPIGKLKNTQYQLRNLSNDIKNEQNINNELKINNNGFTKEAK from the exons ATGCCTTTGCCAGAGGATTGTTTATACGATGGAGCAAGGATGTTCGAGGGAATATCTGATTATTTTGGTCTACAAGTTGATCAG gtaaATTTTGTCGTCAGTCAGTTTACTGGATTGTTCTTGGCAAGTTACTTCAGAACATCATTAAAACTAGAAAATGTAACTCCAATAGTACGTCACACGTATGGCCTTGTTGTTGGTCTCTTCATGGGTTACTTTTGCTTTGGCAA acaGGCTGTTCATCTAGCTGGACTTCCAGCAATATGTTATATTGCAATACGTACACAAAATCCACATATTGTACAgag GGTTGTCTTGGTGTTAGCTCTTGGATATCTATCCTGTGTTCATATCTATCGACAACTGTATGATTACACATCTTACACACTAGATATTacag cACCATTGATGGTAATTACTCAAAAAGTAATAAGTCTTGCATACAGTATTCATGATGGATCATCACGTGATGAATTAGAACTAACACCTCTTCAACGTCATCAggctgttaaaaaaataccaacagtacttgaattttttggttttatttttcattttcaagcaCTCTTGGTAGGAcctgttattttttatcgtgattatattgaatttatttatgaaacaGGATTTAAAGAtggtgaaaaattttca aatttttatcaTGACTCGTTGAATAATACTGATCAAATGATTTTGGAGCCTTCACCAATACcagttgttgttaaaaaaattatttctagcATAATCTgtgcaatattatttatctcatTACTTCCTGTATTTCCAATTCAAAAAGTCAaag atgatgattttttacaaTCATCTACTCTGTACAAAATTATGTACCTGATTATTTCAACGACAATTGTgcgttttaaatattattacgcGTGGTTGTTTGCTGATGCGGTATGTAATAATTCTGGACTTGGTTTCAATGGTATTGATGCTGATGGTAAACCACACTGggataaattttctaatattgatatttttaaatttgag ttatcaacaaatttacgAGAATCTATAGAAGCTTGGAATAAAGGAACAAATCGTTGGTTAAGAATGGTAGTGTATGAAAGAACAAGTAAATATCAAACTATCAtgactttttttctttctgcaCTTTGGCATGGTTTTTATCCTGgctattatttaacatttgcTGGTGGTGCCTTGTTTACATTTTCTGGACGAGCT aTTCGACAAACACTAAGACCATATTTTTTAggatcaaaaattttaaaaattatttataaagtacTTACATTTATAACTACACGTATTGTTATGGCTTATCTTACATTTAGCTTTGTTTTGCTTGAATTTACACCAAGTATTCGAGTTTACTT atCAATGTACCTGATACCACATCTTTTGGGTTTGactgcaatttttttactaccaTTACTTCcaattggaaaattaaaaaatacacaatatcAGTtaagaaatttatcaaatgatattaaaaatgaacaaaatattaataacgaattgaaaattaataacaatggtTTTACCAAagaagcaaaataa
- the LOC122859254 gene encoding protein phtf isoform X1, translating to MGLDKLVYWYQKKIGTYDKQQWERTVEQRIFGGLTNVPMRTAKLKTEFIDVDLVRGSSFPKAKAKHGLVTVTWLAVKQLVFLPFYKNWWIQQTSFKIFLLFFFLYCLQIFNIYIYLGGAKDTNDTNMVTMTEVLMPVVMMFILCTVHSQIVSTNSDPITVNGHKRSRMRRSRNERNRSGKLRTRRNPRYTDQEISTQDISILNESSGKIYPTNVTASVKFSKKVCINMKVLTATGTSEKLQVERIVANSRLPNNETIVKTTVDIDVPSCSKITEEKEIIEKINNDKIQSSIDTTIIKEENTDIVQQDDDGFESLNGNLSSDNDPLILSTQTSLENDDLLVNKELLINKETRNSSTDNSNNCLDVNIGISNCLGKTSTPEKKQCESEEEGECEDGGTNQLTEATTSATEWLGVTTNSDDCSYSSDINESEGHSETNNFGYGEFVEHPFSWDLDLQPSILLNSSCTASDRVSCTIWTRGDIKKAELSVLDISSSIIAKAESMPESMDYFYGGLVLSIILAVIPSIRRLSDYFSSDITNNLVNDNFGIFEFAGINLQMYTNFICKIIDVAFGSTLWERTVLVILSFERFILSCLLFFLLGVAERTFKQRLLYAKLFSHLTSSRRARKSELPHFRLNKVRNIKTWLSVRSYLKRRGPQRSVDVIVSAVFIVTLLLLSFVSLELIKDLESLQSRYNIEALFWSFTLGIYILRFMTLGTKINKKYRNLSVLITEQINLYLQIEQKPHKKDELTVANSVLKLAADLIKELESPFKISGLSANPYLYTITKVVLLSALSGVLSELLGFKLKLHKISIK from the exons ATGGGACTTGATAAATTAGTCTATTG gtatcaaaaaaaaattggaacaTATGACAAGCAACAGTGGGAAAGAACTGTAGAGCAGAGAATTTTTGGTGGTTTAACAAATGTTCCAATGAGAACAGCTAAATTAAAGActgaatttattgatgttgatcTTGTTAGgg gtTCCTCGTTTCCCAAGGCCAAAGCTAAACATGGTCTTGTCACGGTTACATGGTTGGCTGTTAAACAACTTGTATTTCTTCCATTTTACAAAAACTGGTGGATTCAACaaacaagttttaaaatatttttattatttttttttttatattgtttacaaatttttaatatttatatttatcttggAGGTGCAAAAGACACAAATGATACAAAT atggTAACAATGACAGAAGTTTTAATGCCAGTTGTTATGATGTTTATATTGTGCACTGTTCATTCACAAATAGTGTCAACAAATTCAGATCCAATAACGGTAAATGGACATAAAAGATCACGTATGAGAAGATCAAGAAATGAAAGAAATCGTTCTGGTAAATTAAGAACAAGAAGAAATCCACGTTATACTGATCAAGAAATATCAACACAagatatatcaattttaaatgaatcatCTGGTAAAATATATCCAACAAATGTTACAGCATctgttaaattttctaaaaaagtttGTATCAATATGAAAGTGTTGACAGCAACTGGTACATCAGAAAAATTAcag gTAGAAAGAATTGTTGCTAATTCAAGATTACCAAATAACGAGACAATTGTTAAAACAACTGTTGATATTGATGTTCCTTCATGTTCAAAAATaactgaagaaaaagaaattattgaaaaaataaataatgacaaaatacaatcaa gtattgatacaacaataattaaagaagaaaatacAGATATAGTTCAACAAGATGATGATGGTTTTGAAAGTTTAAATGGAAATTTATCAAGTGACAATGAtccattaattttatcaactcaAACATCATTagaaaatgatgatttattagtcaacaaagaattattaataaataaagaaacaaGAAATTCATCAAcagataattcaaataattgtttagATGTTAATATTGGAATTAGTAATTGTCTAGGTAAAACAAGTAcaccagaaaaaaaacaatgtgaaAGTGAAGAAGAGGGTGAATGTGAAGATGGTGGTACAAATCAATTAACTGAAGCAACAACATCAGCAACTGAATGGCTTGGTGTTACAACAAATAGTGATGATTGTAGTTACag ttctgATATTAATGAATCTGAGGGACATAgtgaaacaaataattttggaTATGGTGAGTTTGTTGAACATCCATTTTCATGGGACCTCGATCTTCAACCATCAATTCTTCTTAATTCGAGTTGTACGGCATCTGATCGAG ttTCATGCACAATTTGGACAAGAGGAGATATTAAAAAAGCTGAATTATCTGTTCTTGATATTAGTTCATCAATAATTGCTAAAGCTGAATCAATGCCTGAAAGTATGGATTATTTTTATGGTGGActtgttttatcaataatacttGCAGTTATACCATCAATAAGAAGATTAAGTGATTATTTTAGTTCtgatattacaaataatttggttaatgataattttggtatttttgaatttgctggtattaatttacaaatgtatactaattttatttgtaaaattattgatgttgCATTTGGTAGTACTCTTTG gGAAAGAACGGTATTGGTTATTCTTTCATTTGAAAGATTTATACTTtcttgtttattgttttttctacTTGGAGTTGCTGAACGTACATTTAAACAAAGATTGTTATAtgctaaattattttcacatttaaCATCATCAAGACGTGCAAGAAAATCTGAATTACCACATTTTCGTCTTAATAAagttagaaatattaaaacatggcTCAGTGTCAGATCATATTTGaag agAAGAGGACCTCAACGTTCAGTTGATGTTATTGTTTCAGCTGTATTTATTGTAACTTTATTGTTACTTTCATTTGTAAgtcttgaattaataaaagatttaGAAAGCTTACAATcacgatataatattgaagCACTATTTTGGAGTTTTACACTTGGTATTTATATACTGAGGTTCATGACACTtggaacaaaaattaataaaaaatatagaaatttatCTGTTTTAATAACAGAACag ataaatctttatttacaaattgaacaaaaaccacataaaaaagatgaactAACAGTTGCAAATAGTGTTCTAAAATTAGCTGCTGATTTAATTAAG gaACTTGAAAGCCCATTTAAAATATCTGGACTATCTGCAAATCCATATTTGTATACAATAACTAAAGTTGTTTTACTTTCTGCATTGTCTGGTGTTCTATCCGAATTACTTGGTTTCAAATTGAAACTTCACAAAATTAGCATTAAGTAG